The following coding sequences are from one Shewanella eurypsychrophilus window:
- a CDS encoding cytochrome b: MFRNTEKSYGLTAILVHWISAIAVIGLFAAGVWMVELTYYSSWYKTAPDLHKSVGIILFILTIARMAWKFTNPKPAALSEHKNWEVKAGHLAHGAIYLLLLLIMSSGYLISTADGRGISVFNLFEVPGAGELFASQADIAGLVHQFAAYSLIGLVVIHMLGAFKHHFFDKDSTLVRMITVLK, encoded by the coding sequence ATGTTTCGTAATACAGAAAAATCCTATGGGCTCACAGCTATCTTGGTTCATTGGATATCGGCAATCGCTGTCATAGGCCTGTTTGCTGCTGGGGTTTGGATGGTTGAACTAACCTATTACAGCAGCTGGTATAAAACAGCACCAGATCTACATAAAAGCGTCGGCATAATATTGTTTATCTTAACGATTGCGAGAATGGCTTGGAAGTTTACTAATCCCAAACCTGCAGCATTGAGCGAACATAAAAACTGGGAAGTTAAAGCCGGGCACCTGGCTCATGGTGCTATCTACTTGTTACTGCTTTTGATTATGAGTAGTGGATATCTTATCTCTACAGCTGATGGACGGGGTATAAGTGTTTTTAATCTGTTTGAGGTTCCCGGAGCCGGAGAGTTGTTCGCTAGTCAGGCCGATATTGCCGGTTTAGTTCATCAGTTTGCCGCTTACAGTCTGATTGGTCTTGTCGTCATACATATGTTGGGAGCATTTAAACACCACTTTTTTGATAAAGATTCAACACTGGTAAGAATGATCACGGTTTTAAAATAG
- a CDS encoding YceI family protein, producing MKKTLLSTALLTSVLSSAVLMSAGASATDYVIDTQGAHASIDFKVSHLGYSFVVGRFNEFEGDFSFDGKKLADGHVNVTIKTASLDSNHAERDKHLRSADFLNTATFPQASFKSTTIVDKGEGNFLLNGDFTLNGVTKPLTIQAKTIGEGQDPWGGYRAGFSGSAEFALKDYDIKMDLGPASSHVQLAIVVEGIRQ from the coding sequence ATGAAAAAAACACTATTATCAACAGCACTGCTAACAAGCGTTCTTTCCTCTGCAGTATTAATGAGTGCTGGGGCATCGGCAACAGATTATGTTATCGATACTCAGGGCGCTCATGCGTCTATCGACTTCAAAGTTAGCCATTTGGGTTATAGTTTCGTGGTGGGACGTTTCAATGAATTCGAGGGGGATTTTAGTTTCGACGGCAAAAAGCTCGCTGATGGACATGTGAATGTGACGATTAAAACTGCCAGTCTCGATTCTAACCATGCCGAGCGAGACAAGCACCTGCGTAGTGCTGACTTTCTCAATACAGCAACATTTCCACAAGCCAGCTTTAAGTCGACCACTATCGTTGACAAAGGAGAAGGTAACTTCTTACTTAATGGTGATTTCACGCTCAATGGCGTAACTAAGCCGCTTACGATACAAGCCAAAACTATTGGTGAAGGGCAAGATCCTTGGGGGGGCTATCGTGCAGGTTTTAGCGGAAGCGCTGAGTTTGCCTTGAAAGATTACGACATCAAGATGGATTTAGGGCCTGCTTCTTCTCATGTTCAGTTAGCCATTGTGGTTGAAGGTATCAGACAGTAA
- a CDS encoding oxidative damage protection protein, which produces MARTVNCVYLKKESEGLGFQLYPGELGKRIFDNVSKEAWALWQSKQTMLINEKKLNMMNVEDRKFLEEQMVNFLFEGKDVEIEGFVPEKNDE; this is translated from the coding sequence ATGGCTCGCACTGTTAACTGCGTCTATCTGAAAAAAGAATCTGAAGGCCTTGGATTTCAGCTATACCCTGGTGAGCTAGGCAAGCGTATTTTCGATAATGTCAGCAAAGAAGCTTGGGCTCTTTGGCAATCAAAGCAAACTATGCTGATCAACGAAAAGAAGCTGAATATGATGAATGTTGAAGACCGTAAGTTTCTCGAAGAACAGATGGTCAACTTTTTATTCGAAGGTAAAGACGTAGAAATTGAAGGCTTTGTGCCAGAGAAAAACGACGAATAG
- the mutY gene encoding A/G-specific adenine glycosylase, with product MPSVTMPKSKSASFSDRIIRWYDKCGRKHLPWQEEKTPYKVWVSEIMLQQTQVSTVIPYYLKFMQRFPDIDTLANAPQDEVLHYWTGLGYYARARNLHKSAQTIRDNHGSIFPNDFEQVLSLPGIGRSTAGAVLSLALAQHHSILDGNVKRVLARHGAIEGWPGKKPVENQLWELTDTLTPKVDVQKYNQAMMDIGASVCSRSKPLCIECPVAIDCQAQLSGRQSEFPGKKPKKTIPEKAAFMLVLSKGDEVILEKRPPSGIWGGLWCFPEFSSREQVNDYLLVNGLHVSQEEFLPGFRHTFSHFHLDISPIYVEVKSSQDNRIMEDKLSLWYNLPNPPKVGLAAATERILASLGSVLIKE from the coding sequence ATGCCCTCTGTCACAATGCCAAAATCAAAGTCTGCATCTTTTTCCGACCGCATCATTCGTTGGTACGACAAATGTGGGCGCAAGCACCTTCCCTGGCAAGAGGAGAAAACCCCTTATAAGGTTTGGGTGTCGGAGATCATGCTACAACAAACTCAGGTCAGTACAGTGATCCCATATTACCTAAAGTTTATGCAGCGATTTCCTGATATAGATACACTCGCAAATGCCCCTCAAGATGAAGTGTTGCACTATTGGACTGGACTAGGCTACTACGCCAGAGCACGTAACTTACATAAATCTGCTCAAACCATACGTGACAATCATGGCTCTATATTTCCAAATGACTTTGAACAGGTTCTTTCATTGCCCGGGATCGGCCGCTCAACAGCTGGAGCCGTGCTATCTCTAGCACTTGCTCAACACCATTCAATACTGGATGGCAATGTAAAGCGAGTTCTTGCTCGTCATGGCGCCATAGAAGGCTGGCCAGGTAAGAAGCCTGTTGAAAACCAACTCTGGGAACTAACAGATACATTAACGCCCAAGGTCGATGTTCAAAAATATAATCAAGCGATGATGGATATCGGCGCCTCTGTTTGCTCCCGCTCTAAGCCACTATGCATTGAATGCCCTGTTGCAATTGATTGCCAGGCACAACTGAGTGGACGCCAATCTGAGTTTCCAGGAAAAAAACCTAAAAAGACGATTCCTGAAAAAGCCGCCTTTATGCTGGTGTTATCCAAGGGCGATGAAGTCATTCTCGAAAAGAGACCACCTTCTGGTATATGGGGAGGACTTTGGTGCTTCCCTGAGTTTTCTTCAAGAGAGCAAGTAAATGACTATTTACTCGTTAATGGCTTACATGTATCACAAGAGGAGTTTCTACCCGGCTTTAGACATACCTTCAGCCACTTCCATCTGGATATCAGCCCAATTTATGTTGAAGTAAAAAGCAGTCAAGACAACCGGATCATGGAAGATAAGCTCTCACTCTGGTATAACTTACCCAATCCCCCTAAAGTTGGTTTAGCAGCAGCGACTGAACGCATTCTTGCCAGCTTAGGTTCTGTATTAATTAAGGAGTAA
- the trmB gene encoding tRNA (guanosine(46)-N7)-methyltransferase TrmB, whose product MSDVTTAEFNEEGKYLRKVRSFVLREGRLTKGQTTAMEQQWPSMGLDYSPEPIDLAGIFGREADTVLEIGFGMGASLVEMAKASPELNFIGIEVHKPGVGACLSDAAEAGVTNLRVYHHDAVEVLENSIKPGSLARVQLFFPDPWHKKRHHKRRIVQPEFAQMIRNTLQVGGVFHLATDWENYSEHMLEVLGAAEGYQNQSVTGDVVKRPEHRPLTKFEARGHRLGHGVWDLMFERID is encoded by the coding sequence ATGAGCGACGTGACAACCGCGGAATTTAATGAAGAAGGTAAGTACCTTCGCAAAGTAAGAAGCTTTGTATTAAGAGAAGGCCGATTGACTAAAGGTCAGACTACCGCGATGGAACAGCAGTGGCCATCAATGGGACTAGATTACTCTCCAGAGCCTATTGATTTGGCCGGTATTTTTGGCAGAGAAGCTGATACGGTACTAGAAATCGGTTTTGGTATGGGAGCCTCTTTAGTTGAGATGGCTAAGGCCTCGCCAGAATTAAACTTTATTGGTATTGAAGTTCATAAGCCTGGTGTAGGAGCGTGTTTGTCGGATGCAGCAGAGGCTGGCGTGACTAACTTGCGTGTCTATCATCATGATGCTGTAGAAGTTTTAGAAAACAGTATCAAGCCAGGTTCATTGGCCCGCGTGCAGCTGTTTTTCCCCGATCCTTGGCATAAGAAGCGTCATCACAAGCGCCGTATTGTGCAACCAGAATTTGCACAGATGATCCGTAATACGTTACAAGTCGGTGGTGTTTTTCATCTGGCAACAGATTGGGAAAACTACAGTGAGCATATGCTTGAAGTGCTGGGCGCTGCCGAAGGCTATCAAAATCAATCAGTGACTGGCGATGTTGTTAAACGTCCAGAGCATAGACCATTGACTAAGTTCGAGGCCAGAGGCCACAGATTAGGTCATGGTGTTTGGGATCTTATGTTCGAGCGTATTGATTAA
- a CDS encoding 50S ribosome-binding protein YggL, with protein sequence MATRSRRLRKKLRVDEFQEFGFDINWSFDKSVSEEQIDTLVDEFINEVIDPRQLGFHGGGHKEWEGIIATQEIGKCTEEDRAAASDFWQGKAVSNVTVGELYDIWWS encoded by the coding sequence ATGGCAACACGCAGTCGTCGTTTACGCAAAAAATTACGCGTTGATGAATTTCAAGAGTTTGGTTTTGATATTAACTGGTCTTTCGATAAGTCTGTATCAGAAGAGCAGATTGATACACTCGTCGACGAGTTTATCAATGAAGTGATCGATCCACGTCAGCTTGGTTTTCATGGTGGTGGCCATAAAGAGTGGGAAGGGATCATTGCGACTCAGGAAATAGGTAAATGCACTGAAGAAGACCGCGCCGCTGCCAGTGATTTTTGGCAAGGCAAAGCCGTATCAAATGTTACTGTTGGTGAACTGTATGATATTTGGTGGAGTTAG
- the glsB gene encoding glutaminase B encodes MPELALLEQVVDKVRPLLGQGKVADYIPALAGVNPNKIGIAVTSIDGTTIGAGDYLEPFSIQSISKVFSLTLALTLYEEQEIWSRVGKEPSGQSFNSLVQVELERGLPRNPFINAGALVIADLLQARLGAPKHRMIELIRGLSTNPSLISDKMVASSEFEHSARNAAIAYLMKSFGNFNNDVDTVLRSYFHYCAMRMSCADLSKAMLYLANKGRCLDGTQLISPIQTRQMNALLATSGLYDGAGEFAYRVGMPGKSGVGGGIIAVIPGDMAVCVWSPELDHNGNSLAGTAALETLCQTLGRSIF; translated from the coding sequence GTGCCTGAACTTGCACTACTCGAGCAGGTGGTCGATAAAGTTCGGCCCCTGCTTGGCCAAGGTAAAGTGGCTGACTATATTCCAGCGTTGGCAGGGGTTAACCCAAATAAAATAGGTATCGCAGTTACCAGCATCGATGGCACGACTATCGGTGCTGGTGATTACCTTGAACCTTTTTCCATTCAGAGTATCTCTAAAGTTTTTAGCTTAACCTTAGCGTTAACACTTTATGAAGAGCAGGAGATCTGGTCTCGTGTAGGTAAAGAACCTTCGGGGCAGTCTTTTAACTCTTTAGTGCAGGTTGAGCTTGAACGAGGTTTACCGAGAAATCCTTTTATTAACGCGGGTGCCTTAGTCATTGCCGATCTGTTGCAGGCACGATTAGGTGCGCCAAAGCATAGAATGATAGAGCTAATTCGTGGCTTAAGTACTAACCCTTCGCTTATTTCAGACAAAATGGTTGCTTCATCGGAGTTTGAACATAGTGCTCGAAATGCCGCAATTGCTTACTTAATGAAATCCTTCGGCAACTTTAATAATGATGTCGATACGGTTTTACGCAGTTATTTCCATTACTGTGCCATGCGGATGAGCTGCGCCGATCTTTCGAAGGCGATGTTATACCTTGCTAATAAAGGTCGATGTTTAGATGGTACTCAGCTCATTTCCCCGATCCAAACAAGGCAGATGAATGCATTACTGGCTACTTCTGGCCTATATGATGGAGCGGGTGAGTTTGCTTATCGAGTGGGTATGCCTGGAAAGAGTGGTGTTGGCGGTGGGATCATCGCAGTGATACCTGGTGATATGGCCGTGTGTGTTTGGTCACCTGAATTGGACCATAATGGTAATTCTCTCGCGGGTACAGCAGCTCTCGAGACACTGTGTCAGACCTTAGGTCGTTCGATTTTTTAA
- a CDS encoding YggN family protein, with protein sequence MRKLATSIGISAVLFASGTITSVSAHEEYSSTRYSSDHSQCEVALNYDISVEPTVMAVSDAGNEVYRIEMGKLFVQGKQVSLNAKQKQLVTQYQDEVSSQVPEVIGLVHDAVGIASTAASMALTPLLGDAAGAKLDELMDGLEERIEKVAYQNGDKFYLGATQSSLEDTFGEEFEQEVEQLVRNSIGSMMVNLGSEMLAGDGDSFEQKMEAFGQKMENVGQNIEQQMETQAQELEARADRMCDDFQLLIALEQKLRTEVPELENYPLIDSPKVELLE encoded by the coding sequence ATGAGAAAATTAGCAACGTCTATAGGAATTAGCGCAGTCTTATTCGCGAGTGGAACTATCACTTCAGTATCTGCTCATGAAGAGTATTCATCGACTCGCTATTCAAGCGATCATAGTCAGTGTGAAGTCGCATTAAATTACGATATCTCTGTCGAGCCAACAGTCATGGCGGTGAGTGATGCTGGTAATGAAGTTTACCGTATTGAGATGGGAAAGCTATTTGTTCAAGGTAAGCAGGTTTCCTTAAACGCCAAACAAAAGCAGCTTGTAACCCAATATCAAGATGAGGTGTCTAGTCAGGTTCCTGAGGTGATCGGGTTAGTGCACGATGCTGTTGGAATAGCCTCTACTGCAGCGAGCATGGCTTTAACTCCGCTATTGGGAGATGCTGCCGGTGCTAAACTCGATGAGTTGATGGATGGGCTTGAAGAAAGAATTGAGAAAGTCGCATATCAAAATGGTGATAAGTTTTACCTTGGCGCGACTCAATCCTCTTTAGAGGACACCTTTGGAGAAGAATTTGAGCAAGAAGTTGAACAATTAGTTAGAAATTCTATCGGCAGTATGATGGTTAATTTAGGCAGTGAAATGCTTGCGGGCGATGGTGATTCTTTTGAGCAAAAAATGGAAGCATTTGGTCAGAAAATGGAAAACGTAGGCCAAAATATTGAGCAGCAGATGGAGACTCAAGCCCAAGAACTTGAAGCTAGAGCAGACAGAATGTGTGATGACTTTCAGCTGTTGATCGCCCTTGAGCAAAAATTAAGAACTGAAGTGCCGGAGTTAGAAAACTATCCTCTTATTGATTCTCCTAAAGTGGAGTTACTCGAATAG
- a CDS encoding LysR family transcriptional regulator, which yields MLELLEPIAIFTHVARAGSFSAAARKLGISKSKVSTQVADLEHKLGVQLIQRTTRSLSLTEAGQLLYTQGEELLRDADQAVASVHNLNDATRGVLKVGISQSFGTMHIIPALPEFMATHPELELQVSLLDHKVDVVSEGLDLLLTMSEQLPLGMVARPLMKCQFLLAASPEYIEKHGQPDRPEQLVDHNCLVYQGEWHEHSVWQFKQGEDYCEIGVSGNFRVDNAPALKTAAVSGLGVVYLASYLLEGEIEKGTLVPLLQDWQMTNHLPLQAVYPRRKHLAPKVSAFIDFIKEHIGSPPYWDAPYAELYAKRK from the coding sequence ATGTTAGAACTATTGGAACCTATCGCAATTTTTACTCACGTAGCTAGAGCCGGCAGCTTTAGTGCAGCAGCTAGAAAGTTGGGGATATCTAAATCAAAAGTGAGTACTCAAGTAGCTGATCTTGAACATAAGCTAGGTGTTCAGTTGATTCAGCGGACGACTCGCAGTTTGAGTCTGACTGAAGCTGGACAGTTATTGTACACACAAGGTGAAGAGTTACTTAGAGACGCAGATCAGGCAGTTGCTAGTGTTCATAACTTGAATGATGCTACTCGTGGTGTTTTGAAGGTGGGGATATCACAGTCATTCGGCACTATGCATATTATTCCTGCTTTGCCTGAATTTATGGCAACTCACCCAGAATTAGAGCTACAAGTCAGTTTGTTAGACCATAAAGTCGATGTTGTCAGTGAAGGCTTAGATCTCTTGTTAACCATGTCAGAGCAACTACCTTTAGGTATGGTTGCTAGACCATTGATGAAGTGTCAGTTCTTACTCGCCGCTTCACCTGAATATATTGAAAAGCACGGTCAACCCGATCGTCCTGAGCAGTTAGTGGATCATAATTGTTTGGTTTACCAAGGCGAATGGCATGAACATAGTGTATGGCAGTTCAAGCAAGGTGAGGATTATTGTGAAATAGGTGTTTCTGGTAACTTTAGAGTGGACAATGCACCAGCACTAAAAACTGCTGCGGTGAGTGGTTTAGGAGTCGTCTATTTAGCCAGCTACTTACTCGAAGGTGAAATAGAGAAGGGCACTTTAGTTCCATTACTACAAGATTGGCAGATGACCAATCACCTGCCGCTTCAGGCTGTTTACCCAAGAAGAAAACATCTTGCGCCTAAAGTCAGTGCTTTTATTGATTTTATAAAAGAGCATATAGGTTCTCCACCTTATTGGGATGCGCCTTATGCTGAATTATATGCTAAGCGAAAGTGA
- a CDS encoding DUF885 domain-containing protein: MPIKTKTSVLALTLASLIGSSAFATPVHLPLHSPSEPTVYKAESVSEKANALFETIFMENVMASPISQTHLGIKTDYGQWDERGEEADAQDLARTKKHLKQLAQINPSQLDVQTRLSYDLLKQKLEQGIEDHQWRYHSYPVNQMYGGHSMVASFLINQHQITDISDAKAYISRLNGVPKYLEQLEAALEIRAKKGIIAPKFVFPHVLSGSKNIITGQPFDSGEDSALWADFKRKVEALSIAGSDKQQLLADAKRALTTKVEPAYTQLISYITALETKADTRDGVWKLPQGEAYYDNALARTTTTSMTANQIHELGLAEVARIHSEMRDIMKQVNFKGDLQAFFKFMREDKQFYYPATDEGREAYLSEAITLIDTMSSRLDEVFNVKPQAPMIVKRVEAFREKSAGKAFYNQPSPDGTRPGTYYANLYDMEAMPKYQMEALAYHEGTPGHHMQIAIAQELEGVPKFRKFGGYTAYIEGWGLYSEYFPKEMGFYSDPYSDFGRLAMELWRSCRLVVDTGMHAKKWTREESINYYVDNTPNAKSDAVKMVERHVVMPSQATAYKVGMLKILALREQAKKSLGSKFDIREFHTLVLQNGPLPLDILENQVDLWVAEKS, encoded by the coding sequence ATGCCTATAAAAACTAAAACTAGCGTACTTGCTTTAACATTAGCCAGCCTCATCGGCAGCAGCGCATTTGCAACACCAGTCCATCTACCACTTCACAGCCCTAGTGAGCCCACAGTTTACAAAGCTGAAAGTGTCTCAGAAAAAGCCAATGCTCTTTTTGAAACCATATTTATGGAAAATGTGATGGCGAGCCCTATCTCACAGACACATCTTGGTATTAAAACTGACTATGGACAATGGGATGAACGCGGTGAAGAGGCTGATGCCCAAGATTTAGCGAGAACAAAAAAACATTTAAAGCAGCTAGCACAAATAAATCCAAGCCAACTGGATGTGCAAACTAGGCTCAGCTATGACTTGCTAAAGCAAAAACTTGAGCAAGGTATTGAGGATCATCAGTGGCGCTATCATAGCTACCCAGTTAACCAAATGTATGGCGGCCATTCCATGGTTGCATCATTCTTGATAAACCAGCATCAGATCACCGATATTTCCGATGCGAAAGCTTATATTAGCCGCCTCAATGGCGTTCCTAAGTATCTAGAACAGCTTGAAGCGGCCCTGGAAATACGTGCTAAAAAAGGCATCATAGCCCCTAAGTTTGTCTTTCCACATGTTTTATCCGGCAGCAAAAATATCATCACAGGCCAGCCTTTCGACTCAGGTGAGGACAGCGCACTTTGGGCTGACTTCAAGCGAAAAGTTGAAGCTTTATCAATAGCTGGCAGTGATAAACAACAGCTACTCGCAGATGCTAAACGCGCGCTAACCACCAAAGTCGAGCCCGCTTACACACAACTTATTAGCTATATCACCGCACTTGAAACCAAAGCAGACACACGTGACGGCGTCTGGAAGCTCCCTCAAGGTGAAGCGTATTACGATAATGCCCTTGCCCGCACGACGACGACAAGCATGACAGCGAATCAAATCCATGAACTCGGTCTGGCTGAAGTGGCTCGTATCCATAGTGAAATGCGTGACATCATGAAGCAAGTCAATTTTAAAGGAGACTTACAGGCTTTCTTTAAATTTATGCGTGAAGACAAGCAATTCTACTACCCTGCTACTGATGAAGGACGTGAAGCTTATTTGAGCGAAGCTATCACACTTATCGATACCATGTCTTCAAGATTGGATGAAGTGTTTAACGTAAAACCACAGGCACCAATGATCGTTAAACGCGTTGAAGCCTTTAGAGAGAAATCTGCCGGTAAAGCCTTCTACAATCAACCTTCGCCGGATGGAACCAGACCGGGTACTTATTACGCTAACCTTTACGATATGGAAGCAATGCCTAAGTACCAAATGGAAGCCTTGGCTTATCATGAGGGAACGCCTGGCCATCATATGCAGATAGCTATTGCTCAAGAACTTGAAGGAGTACCAAAGTTTCGTAAGTTCGGTGGTTATACTGCCTATATCGAAGGTTGGGGGCTATACAGTGAATACTTCCCTAAAGAAATGGGATTCTATTCAGATCCGTATTCAGACTTTGGACGTCTCGCTATGGAGCTATGGCGCTCTTGCCGCCTCGTGGTCGATACAGGCATGCATGCTAAGAAATGGACCCGTGAAGAATCAATTAATTACTATGTCGACAATACGCCAAACGCCAAATCAGATGCTGTAAAAATGGTTGAACGTCATGTAGTGATGCCATCACAAGCCACGGCATATAAGGTCGGTATGCTCAAAATATTAGCCCTTAGAGAACAAGCTAAAAAATCATTAGGGAGTAAATTTGATATTCGCGAGTTTCACACCTTAGTACTGCAAAACGGACCTTTGCCGCTGGATATACTTGAAAACCAAGTTGATCTTTGGGTCGCTGAAAAAAGTTAA
- the hemW gene encoding radical SAM family heme chaperone HemW produces MLTLPPLSLYIHIPWCVQKCPYCDFNSHGQNGELPQQEYVDALIEDLSQDLHYVQGRQLHTIFIGGGTPSLFEAAQIKRLLTRVNEMIPFSDQIEITMEANPGTLEHDDFDAYCQAGVTRLSIGVQSFSSDKLNLLGRIHDKNEAVVAAEKALTSGYKSFNLDLMHGLPNQSFDEAMADIDTAAKLSPPHLSWYQLTIEQNTLFHSKPPQLPDDEALWHIYEQGQQKLAELGYEQYEISAYAKPGYQCQHNINYWQFGDYLGIGCGAHGKITQLAQNKILRTVKIKHPKGYLAADDYTFDTIEVTTEERPLEYLMNRFRLMSAMPKVEFEQRTGLSHKIIADGIETAKSKKLLTETQTHWELTTKGKMFVNELLSQFC; encoded by the coding sequence ATGTTAACTCTGCCTCCTCTGAGCCTGTATATCCATATACCTTGGTGCGTGCAAAAGTGTCCCTATTGTGATTTTAACTCCCACGGTCAAAATGGTGAACTTCCCCAGCAGGAATATGTCGATGCCTTGATTGAAGATCTCAGCCAAGATCTACACTATGTCCAAGGACGTCAATTACATACCATTTTTATAGGCGGTGGCACCCCTTCTCTATTTGAGGCCGCTCAAATAAAAAGACTTCTGACTCGCGTCAATGAGATGATCCCTTTCAGTGATCAAATCGAAATCACTATGGAAGCGAATCCAGGTACCTTAGAGCATGATGATTTTGATGCTTATTGCCAAGCTGGGGTCACTCGGCTATCTATAGGCGTACAAAGTTTTTCCAGCGATAAACTGAACTTGCTAGGCCGCATCCATGATAAAAATGAAGCAGTCGTTGCCGCAGAAAAAGCGCTGACATCAGGTTATAAGAGTTTTAACTTAGATCTAATGCACGGACTGCCCAATCAAAGTTTTGACGAAGCTATGGCAGATATAGACACAGCAGCGAAGCTCTCTCCTCCGCATCTTTCCTGGTATCAGCTGACAATAGAGCAAAACACCTTGTTTCATTCTAAGCCTCCTCAGTTGCCGGATGATGAAGCACTTTGGCATATCTATGAACAAGGTCAGCAGAAACTGGCTGAATTAGGCTATGAGCAATATGAAATATCAGCCTATGCCAAGCCTGGGTATCAGTGCCAGCATAATATTAACTATTGGCAGTTTGGTGACTACCTTGGAATAGGTTGTGGTGCGCATGGCAAGATCACCCAACTCGCACAAAATAAGATCCTAAGAACGGTAAAAATTAAGCACCCTAAAGGCTATTTAGCCGCTGATGACTATACCTTTGACACCATAGAGGTAACAACTGAGGAACGCCCGTTAGAGTACCTAATGAATCGATTCAGGCTTATGTCTGCAATGCCTAAGGTTGAGTTTGAACAGAGAACTGGTTTATCACATAAGATAATTGCTGATGGAATTGAAACAGCGAAGAGCAAAAAGCTACTAACGGAGACACAAACTCATTGGGAACTAACCACAAAAGGTAAAATGTTCGTCAACGAACTGTTGTCGCAATTTTGCTAA
- the rdgB gene encoding RdgB/HAM1 family non-canonical purine NTP pyrophosphatase yields the protein MDKFVLASGNKGKLKEFSEIFSQYSVEVLPQSQFNVEEVPETGTTFVENAIIKARHAAEVTGLAAIADDSGLEVDLLEGAPGIYSARYGGENAGEKDNYIKLLNTLKPHSEGRTARFQCILVYMRHAKDPTPIIAQASWDGKIAFSATGDNGHGYDPIFIPNEHNCSAAELDSEEKNRLSHRGKAMKLLISAMKQKGMII from the coding sequence ATGGATAAGTTCGTGCTCGCCAGTGGCAATAAAGGCAAACTCAAAGAGTTTTCAGAAATTTTCTCACAATACAGCGTCGAAGTGCTTCCTCAGAGCCAGTTCAATGTAGAAGAAGTCCCTGAGACTGGGACTACCTTTGTCGAAAATGCCATTATTAAAGCCCGTCATGCTGCTGAAGTGACTGGTCTTGCTGCGATCGCAGATGATTCAGGTTTAGAAGTGGATCTTCTTGAGGGGGCTCCTGGTATCTACTCAGCTCGTTACGGAGGTGAAAATGCCGGTGAAAAAGATAACTACATAAAGTTGTTAAATACCTTGAAGCCTCATTCAGAGGGTAGAACGGCTCGCTTTCAGTGTATTTTGGTCTATATGCGTCATGCTAAAGATCCAACACCTATCATTGCACAAGCATCTTGGGATGGTAAAATAGCCTTTAGTGCCACCGGGGATAATGGCCACGGTTACGATCCTATTTTTATCCCCAATGAACATAATTGCTCGGCGGCTGAACTCGATAGCGAAGAGAAAAACCGATTGAGCCATAGAGGCAAGGCAATGAAACTGTTGATCAGTGCCATGAAGCAAAAAGGTATGATTATCTAA
- a CDS encoding DUF4426 domain-containing protein, which translates to MFRAIISVLFLTLAFVGNVSAEQKQKVGNFDIHYVALGSTFLTPSIAKSYGIKRSSYTGIINVSVLDTSQEGNPPVAVEISGIANNLLDARISLKFREIREGKAIYYVAEVPYRDDQEINFKLAIKYSNKLNIQLKFKQKFYVE; encoded by the coding sequence ATGTTTAGAGCAATTATATCTGTACTTTTTCTCACCCTTGCCTTCGTTGGCAACGTGTCGGCAGAGCAAAAACAAAAAGTAGGTAATTTCGATATACACTACGTAGCCCTAGGCAGTACTTTCTTAACTCCCAGCATCGCTAAATCTTATGGGATCAAGCGCAGTAGTTACACAGGTATTATCAATGTGTCGGTGCTTGATACTAGCCAAGAAGGGAACCCACCTGTCGCGGTAGAGATTTCAGGTATAGCCAACAATCTGCTCGACGCCAGAATTAGCCTTAAGTTTAGAGAGATCCGCGAAGGCAAAGCTATTTATTATGTTGCCGAAGTTCCTTACCGAGATGATCAAGAGATCAACTTCAAACTCGCTATCAAATATAGTAACAAACTCAATATTCAATTGAAGTTTAAACAAAAGTTCTATGTTGAGTAA